The Amycolatopsis mongoliensis genome includes a window with the following:
- a CDS encoding alginate lyase family protein, which translates to MLLRHTVVAVLALVAGATFVAAPAEAAPAAHGCTVPVLGAICAPDTAVLDGNQLLRTKFAALVGERTAKTALNNLLAAAKTDLTTGPWSVTSKKQVPPSGDKHDYLSLAPYWWPTTDPTVENPWGCPFVQKDGQRNPIVDEITDHAYRGNAFAAIYQLALAWYYTGDARYAQRAALDLRTWFLDAATKMNPNMNYAQGIPCKVDGRGIGIIEFSYTLTEVVDATAILATGAPGWTKTDQAGMTGWYTQFLNWLRTSKNGTDEAAAQNNHGSFYDMMAAALALGTGQRDLAKTIAQDAGPKRIAPQIRADGYQPAEASRTRSWHYSNFNLVALTRLAQIGKHVGVDLWHYTAPGGATLFKAVDFLIPGATQGQWSYPELDFRQYAALDVLHAAADAGDKAARTALPRVPVEPGGDLYPVRPAAEQLDDISTS; encoded by the coding sequence ATGCTTCTTCGCCACACTGTCGTGGCGGTGCTCGCCCTCGTCGCGGGAGCCACCTTCGTAGCCGCGCCCGCCGAGGCCGCCCCGGCGGCGCACGGCTGCACCGTCCCGGTCCTCGGGGCGATCTGCGCCCCGGACACCGCCGTCCTCGACGGCAACCAGTTGCTGCGGACCAAGTTCGCCGCGCTCGTCGGCGAACGCACGGCCAAGACCGCCCTGAACAACCTGCTCGCCGCCGCGAAGACCGACCTCACGACCGGGCCCTGGAGCGTCACCTCCAAGAAGCAGGTCCCGCCCAGCGGCGACAAGCACGACTACCTCAGCCTCGCGCCCTACTGGTGGCCCACCACCGACCCGACCGTCGAGAACCCCTGGGGCTGCCCGTTCGTGCAGAAGGACGGCCAGCGCAACCCGATCGTCGACGAGATCACCGACCACGCCTACCGCGGCAACGCCTTCGCCGCGATCTACCAGCTCGCCCTCGCCTGGTACTACACCGGCGACGCGCGGTACGCCCAGCGTGCGGCCCTCGACCTGCGCACGTGGTTCCTCGACGCCGCCACGAAGATGAACCCGAACATGAACTACGCCCAGGGCATCCCGTGCAAGGTGGACGGCCGCGGCATCGGCATCATCGAGTTCTCCTACACGCTCACCGAGGTCGTCGACGCCACCGCGATCCTCGCCACCGGCGCCCCCGGCTGGACGAAGACCGACCAGGCCGGCATGACCGGCTGGTACACGCAGTTCCTGAACTGGTTGCGCACCAGCAAGAACGGCACCGACGAAGCCGCGGCGCAGAACAACCACGGCAGCTTCTACGACATGATGGCCGCCGCGCTGGCGCTCGGCACGGGGCAGCGGGACCTGGCGAAGACCATCGCCCAGGACGCCGGGCCGAAGCGGATCGCCCCGCAGATCCGGGCTGACGGCTACCAGCCGGCGGAAGCGAGCCGGACGCGCAGCTGGCACTACTCCAACTTCAACCTCGTCGCGCTGACGCGGCTCGCGCAGATCGGCAAGCACGTCGGCGTCGACCTGTGGCACTACACCGCACCCGGTGGCGCGACGCTCTTCAAAGCGGTCGACTTCCTGATCCCGGGGGCGACGCAGGGACAGTGGTCCTACCCCGAGCTGGACTTCCGCCAGTACGCCGCGCTGGACGTCCTGCACGCGGCGGCCGACGCGGGCGACAAAGCGGCTCGGACGGCGTTGCCGCGGGTGCCGGTCGAACCGGGCGGTGACCTCTACCCGGTCCGGCCCGCCGCGGAACAGCTCGACGACATTTCGACGTCCTGA
- the lanKC gene encoding class III lanthionine synthetase LanKC, which produces MDLRYEAFCFADPLFYDEQQEIGAPVDDFAQALPAPASGWITGDRGVWRSLRPEGRQLPGQGWKIHVSAGLDNARRVLVQVHEYCIERRISYKHLRSLMILLARNSKYAPRDGSAKLITIYPADEDELGRVLEDLAVRLDGEHGAYILSDLRYGDGPLYVRYGGFAEQWVEHDGNRVLAIRKPDGRLVPDKREPTFSVPDWVKIPACLQSSVAARKGGDPAQFPYQVTRSLHFSNGGGVYLADPKAGGEEVVLKEARPHAGLDKARIDAVERLRREHEVLDRLNDVPGVPRVFEHFTVWEHHYLAMEYMPGNSLGNWLARNYPLTRRDTTDADLAAYARRALDVVARVEETVEAIHARGVVFGDLHPLNILIDEDDDGRISLIDFEMAFDVESGDRPALGAPGFRAPADRTGFEIDEHAIAALRLWLFLPLSQLTELAPAKLRGIADFVERRFALPRGYADAAVAVLAPRDAPAEPAPVHTELDQEKPDWPLVRKQIAEAILASATPERQDRLFPGDIEQFRVGGACFGVGAAGVLHALDVIGAGRFPEHERWLIDSVRREPPTRPGFYDGSYGIAYVLENFGHHDEATKLLASSARLVEQTTDHALEGGLAGIGLTMLHFATVRQDNEFGRQALSTAVRLAESLETATPPGNFARAGLLSGWSGPALLFVRLFERTGEPAWLSFADQALCRDLEECVESDDGSLQVRDGAARTLPYVGIGSGGILLVTEQLARHRPDAEACESLPALRESCRGEFVIHPGLLYGRCGLAVALGMDPDPEPPIRAAIDLHLARLAWYAVPFKGGLAFPGNQLLRLSMDLKTGSAGILLALAALLDGKEVLPFLGSTPSPQTTGR; this is translated from the coding sequence ATGGACCTGCGCTACGAAGCATTTTGCTTCGCCGATCCGTTGTTCTACGACGAACAACAGGAAATCGGCGCGCCGGTCGACGATTTTGCCCAGGCGCTGCCGGCGCCGGCCTCCGGCTGGATCACCGGTGATCGCGGAGTTTGGCGGTCGCTGCGTCCGGAGGGTCGCCAACTTCCCGGCCAGGGTTGGAAAATCCACGTTTCCGCCGGTCTGGACAACGCCCGGCGCGTGCTCGTGCAGGTGCACGAGTACTGTATCGAGCGCCGGATCTCCTACAAGCACCTCCGCTCGCTGATGATCCTGCTCGCCCGGAATTCGAAATACGCCCCCCGTGACGGCAGCGCCAAGCTCATCACCATTTATCCGGCTGACGAAGACGAGTTGGGGCGCGTTCTCGAAGATCTGGCGGTTCGGCTCGACGGCGAGCACGGTGCCTATATCCTGAGCGACCTCAGATACGGCGACGGGCCACTCTACGTCCGTTACGGCGGTTTCGCCGAACAGTGGGTCGAACACGACGGCAACCGCGTCCTGGCGATCCGCAAGCCGGATGGCCGGCTGGTTCCCGACAAGCGGGAACCGACGTTCTCCGTCCCCGACTGGGTGAAGATTCCGGCCTGCCTGCAGAGCAGCGTCGCCGCGCGCAAGGGCGGCGACCCGGCCCAGTTCCCCTACCAGGTGACGCGCTCCCTGCACTTCTCCAACGGTGGCGGCGTCTACCTCGCCGACCCCAAGGCGGGCGGCGAAGAGGTCGTCCTCAAGGAAGCCCGTCCGCACGCCGGCCTCGACAAGGCGCGCATCGACGCCGTCGAACGGCTGCGCCGCGAACACGAGGTGCTCGACCGGCTGAACGACGTCCCCGGCGTGCCGCGCGTCTTCGAGCACTTCACGGTCTGGGAGCACCACTACCTGGCCATGGAGTACATGCCGGGCAATTCGCTGGGCAACTGGCTGGCCCGCAACTACCCGCTGACCAGGCGCGACACGACCGACGCGGACCTCGCCGCCTACGCCCGGCGCGCGCTCGACGTCGTCGCCCGGGTCGAGGAGACGGTCGAGGCGATCCACGCCCGCGGTGTCGTCTTCGGCGACCTGCACCCGCTGAACATCCTCATCGACGAGGACGACGACGGCCGGATCTCCCTGATCGACTTCGAGATGGCCTTCGACGTCGAGTCCGGCGACCGCCCGGCGCTGGGCGCCCCCGGGTTCCGCGCCCCGGCCGACCGCACCGGCTTCGAGATCGACGAGCACGCGATCGCGGCGTTGCGGCTGTGGCTGTTCCTTCCGCTCTCGCAGCTGACGGAGCTCGCGCCGGCGAAGCTGCGCGGTATCGCCGACTTCGTCGAACGCCGGTTCGCACTGCCCCGGGGGTACGCGGACGCCGCAGTCGCGGTGCTGGCCCCGCGTGACGCTCCCGCGGAGCCGGCACCGGTCCACACGGAGCTCGACCAGGAGAAGCCCGACTGGCCGCTGGTCCGCAAGCAGATCGCCGAAGCGATCCTGGCCAGCGCGACGCCCGAGCGCCAGGACCGGCTGTTCCCCGGTGACATCGAGCAGTTCCGGGTCGGCGGCGCCTGTTTCGGCGTCGGTGCCGCGGGCGTGCTGCACGCCCTCGACGTCATCGGCGCCGGCCGGTTCCCCGAACACGAGCGCTGGCTGATCGACTCGGTCCGCCGTGAGCCGCCGACCCGGCCCGGGTTCTACGACGGCAGCTACGGCATCGCTTACGTGCTGGAGAACTTCGGTCACCACGACGAGGCGACCAAGCTGCTGGCGTCGTCCGCGAGGCTCGTCGAGCAGACGACCGACCACGCGCTGGAAGGTGGCCTGGCCGGCATCGGGCTGACCATGCTGCACTTCGCGACGGTCCGCCAGGACAACGAGTTCGGCCGCCAGGCCCTGAGCACGGCCGTCCGGCTGGCCGAATCGCTGGAGACGGCCACGCCCCCGGGGAACTTCGCCCGCGCCGGCCTGCTGTCCGGCTGGTCCGGACCCGCGCTGCTGTTCGTCCGGCTCTTCGAGCGCACCGGCGAACCGGCGTGGCTGTCCTTCGCCGACCAGGCGTTGTGCCGTGACCTCGAAGAGTGCGTCGAGTCCGACGACGGCTCGCTGCAGGTCCGCGACGGCGCGGCTCGTACGTTGCCTTATGTCGGCATCGGCAGCGGCGGGATCCTCCTGGTCACCGAGCAGCTGGCGCGGCACCGCCCGGACGCCGAAGCCTGCGAAAGCCTGCCCGCGCTGCGCGAATCGTGCCGCGGCGAGTTCGTCATCCACCCCGGCCTGCTCTACGGCCGGTGCGGGCTCGCGGTGGCGCTGGGCATGGACCCGGACCCGGAGCCGCCGATCCGCGCGGCGATCGACCTGCACCTGGCGCGGCTGGCCTGGTACGCGGTGCCGTTCAAGGGCGGCCTCGCCTTCCCCGGCAACCAGCTGCTGCGTCTGTCGATGGACCTCAAGACCGGCAGTGCGGGGATCCTCCTCGCGCTCGCCGCCCTCCTGGACGGCAAGGAGGTGCTGCCCTTCCTGGGCAGCACGCCGTCCCCCCAGACCACCGGTCGTTGA
- a CDS encoding S1 family peptidase: protein MKLGKFVLLAASTALALVGFGGPAAAQSTPQAQPSIIGGSTASSGPWAARLFVNGQQNCTATIIAPQYILTAKHCVSSSGTYTFRIGSLDQSSGGTMATGSTITRYNGAADLAIVRLTTSVNATYSPLGNVGDVSVGQNVSVYGWGATSQCGSEINCQSRYLKVATVRVNSIGCSDYTGGVAVCANRVDGITAGGDSGGPMFASGRQVGVASTSDRSNNTAYTNITRYRSWISQVAGV, encoded by the coding sequence GTGAAACTCGGCAAGTTCGTCCTGCTGGCCGCGAGCACCGCGCTGGCCCTGGTCGGCTTCGGCGGTCCCGCGGCGGCTCAGAGCACCCCGCAGGCCCAGCCGTCGATCATCGGCGGCAGCACCGCCTCGAGCGGTCCCTGGGCGGCCCGGCTGTTCGTGAACGGCCAGCAGAACTGCACCGCGACGATCATCGCGCCGCAGTACATCCTGACCGCGAAGCACTGCGTCAGCAGCTCCGGGACGTACACGTTCCGGATCGGCAGCCTGGACCAGTCCAGTGGCGGCACGATGGCCACCGGATCGACGATCACCCGCTACAACGGCGCCGCTGACCTGGCGATCGTCCGCCTCACGACGTCGGTGAACGCGACGTACTCGCCGCTCGGCAACGTCGGTGACGTCTCGGTCGGCCAGAACGTCTCGGTCTACGGCTGGGGCGCGACCAGCCAGTGCGGTTCCGAGATCAACTGCCAGTCGCGGTACCTGAAGGTCGCGACGGTGCGGGTGAACTCGATCGGCTGCAGCGACTACACCGGCGGCGTCGCGGTGTGCGCGAACCGCGTCGACGGCATCACCGCCGGCGGCGACTCGGGTGGCCCGATGTTCGCCTCCGGCCGCCAGGTCGGCGTCGCGTCGACCAGCGACCGGTCGAACAACACGGCGTACACGAACATCACGCGTTATCGCAGCTGGATTTCCCAGGTGGCCGGCGTCTGA
- a CDS encoding AfsR/SARP family transcriptional regulator, producing the protein MEITFGILGQTTMRMHGNLSVRWTHRRERNVVAALLTQPGRWMSIDTLVNWAWNDDEARPRAPRGALYKCIARIRQALDQAGAPAKIVAITGGYQLEIDPELIDFHAFRSAMRRAHELSDQDEHREACEAARAALALWRDEPLAGITSEPARNWRTSVTANHWIPANTFLLSELLTVGRPDEALLLLDELSRECADELWFAKLRLQALTAVGRYAARNEYYLDTYRYFRKAGDDQAAEDLRALQDHLRAPEPLPADPESDPGPVDRPYTPPAPLRELPRDVAGFTGRADIFSDLDTALTPPGAFVPTVVAVTGPPGVGKTSTVVHWARKAASRFPGGVMLIDLQGVGPAPRVEPADVVGVLLSALNYPVDQIVGAAGRAARLRSLLSDRPMLVILDNAEDTAHIEPLLGVLSDCAVIVTARRRLKALVRRHQCPTITLDPLSGEMSAELLRRRLGDRSAREPAAIASLASLCNGLPLALTIVAERAASRAGSRLQTIVEQVRDPATLLTISDDGDGEETNLYLAFSWSYQCLEPSAQQAFRVFGLHPGSEAGVEVLASAAGVPVAEGRRALDLLVAAHLVQQPGDGDRYRIHDLFHHFAQALNTPGTPVDGPRRRLVSYYLHTAHNAHRSVHPHGSGPKMPPVEPGCRPDRFTDPVAAMRWCLRERANLTAMVRYAADHGLHEFAWRFPHVTGGILNRFGYFDDIIAGLTVAVRSAAASGDDLARMACLNDLGYIHLLAGHDAVAETHLRQALELAMARDVPLAVLTVKLNMGHRHRHAGRLDQAAALYEECAVAAREIGDEERQAKAAHNLAKTLAELDRPYRALEHLRQALLLRRGIGDAAALVETHTELVGVHTDLGEFDSARAHCREAIPLLEKVRDLSAVMRLHTARANLALAEDRIDDALRFAREAVVFAERSHAATGEARALTALGHALARRGDLEPARIAWERAASLYRGRERHRRAERVERYLAELGGAPDVPDARMSDEDTVSLPSPPRPHSS; encoded by the coding sequence ATGGAGATCACGTTCGGAATTCTCGGGCAAACAACGATGCGTATGCACGGGAATCTGAGCGTGAGGTGGACCCACCGGCGCGAACGCAACGTCGTCGCGGCACTGCTGACGCAACCGGGGCGATGGATGTCGATCGACACCCTCGTTAACTGGGCTTGGAATGATGACGAGGCGCGCCCGCGCGCGCCGAGAGGCGCGCTCTACAAGTGCATCGCCCGGATCCGTCAGGCGCTCGACCAAGCCGGGGCGCCCGCGAAGATCGTCGCGATCACCGGTGGCTACCAGCTCGAGATCGACCCCGAGCTGATCGATTTCCACGCATTCCGTTCGGCGATGCGGCGTGCCCACGAACTGAGCGACCAGGACGAGCACCGGGAAGCTTGCGAGGCGGCCCGTGCCGCGTTGGCGTTGTGGCGCGACGAACCGCTCGCCGGTATCACGTCGGAACCGGCGCGGAATTGGCGGACTTCCGTCACCGCGAATCACTGGATCCCTGCCAACACGTTCCTGCTCTCGGAACTGCTCACGGTCGGGCGGCCGGATGAGGCCCTGCTCCTGCTCGACGAGTTGAGCCGCGAGTGTGCCGACGAACTCTGGTTCGCCAAGCTGCGTTTGCAGGCGCTGACCGCCGTCGGCCGCTATGCGGCACGCAACGAGTACTACCTCGACACGTACCGGTACTTCCGCAAGGCCGGGGACGACCAAGCCGCCGAAGACCTCCGTGCGCTACAGGACCATCTGCGTGCGCCGGAACCGCTTCCCGCGGACCCGGAATCGGATCCCGGTCCGGTGGATCGGCCTTACACGCCGCCGGCGCCGTTGCGCGAACTGCCGCGCGATGTGGCTGGTTTCACCGGCCGGGCGGACATCTTCTCCGATCTCGACACCGCGTTGACGCCGCCTGGCGCCTTCGTCCCGACCGTCGTGGCGGTGACGGGCCCGCCGGGCGTCGGCAAGACCAGCACGGTCGTGCACTGGGCCAGGAAGGCGGCTTCGCGCTTCCCCGGTGGGGTGATGCTGATCGACTTGCAAGGGGTCGGCCCCGCGCCGCGGGTCGAGCCCGCCGACGTGGTCGGTGTGCTGCTGTCCGCGTTGAACTACCCCGTCGACCAGATCGTCGGCGCGGCCGGACGGGCCGCACGGTTGCGCAGCCTCCTGAGCGATCGGCCGATGCTGGTCATCCTGGACAACGCCGAGGACACCGCGCACATCGAGCCCCTGCTCGGCGTCCTGTCCGACTGTGCGGTGATCGTCACGGCGCGGCGGCGGCTCAAAGCCCTCGTCCGGCGGCACCAGTGCCCGACGATCACCCTCGACCCGCTTTCCGGCGAGATGTCGGCCGAGTTGCTCCGCCGGCGACTGGGAGACCGTTCGGCACGGGAACCGGCCGCGATCGCGAGTCTTGCCTCGCTCTGCAACGGGCTGCCCCTGGCCTTGACCATCGTCGCCGAACGGGCCGCCAGCCGGGCGGGCAGTCGGCTGCAGACCATCGTCGAGCAGGTCCGGGACCCGGCCACGCTGCTGACGATCAGTGACGACGGCGACGGCGAAGAGACGAACCTGTACTTGGCGTTCTCATGGTCCTACCAATGCCTCGAACCTTCCGCGCAGCAGGCTTTCCGGGTGTTCGGCCTGCATCCGGGATCTGAAGCAGGCGTCGAGGTGCTGGCATCGGCGGCCGGTGTCCCGGTGGCGGAGGGCCGGCGGGCACTGGACCTGCTCGTCGCGGCCCATCTCGTCCAGCAACCGGGGGACGGCGACCGCTACCGCATCCACGACCTGTTCCACCATTTCGCCCAGGCGCTGAACACGCCGGGTACGCCGGTAGACGGGCCGCGCCGGCGGCTGGTCTCCTACTACCTGCACACCGCCCACAACGCGCACCGGAGCGTCCACCCCCACGGGTCCGGACCGAAGATGCCGCCCGTCGAACCCGGGTGCCGGCCGGATCGGTTTACCGATCCCGTCGCTGCGATGCGTTGGTGCTTGCGCGAGCGGGCGAACCTCACCGCGATGGTTCGCTACGCGGCCGATCACGGCCTCCACGAGTTCGCCTGGCGGTTCCCGCACGTCACCGGCGGCATTCTGAATCGATTCGGATACTTCGACGACATCATCGCCGGCCTGACCGTCGCAGTCCGCTCCGCTGCCGCGTCGGGAGATGACCTGGCGCGCATGGCCTGTCTCAACGACCTCGGCTACATCCACCTGCTCGCCGGGCACGACGCCGTTGCGGAGACTCACCTGAGGCAGGCCCTCGAGCTGGCCATGGCGCGGGACGTACCGTTGGCCGTGCTCACGGTGAAGCTCAACATGGGGCACCGGCACCGGCATGCGGGACGGCTCGATCAAGCCGCGGCGTTGTACGAAGAATGCGCCGTCGCCGCCCGCGAAATCGGGGACGAGGAGCGGCAGGCGAAAGCCGCGCACAATTTGGCCAAGACCTTGGCCGAGCTCGACCGGCCGTATCGTGCGCTCGAGCATCTGCGGCAGGCTCTGCTCCTGCGGCGTGGAATCGGTGACGCGGCGGCGCTGGTCGAAACGCACACCGAACTCGTCGGCGTCCATACTGACCTCGGCGAGTTCGATTCGGCGCGCGCGCACTGCCGCGAGGCGATTCCGCTGCTGGAGAAGGTGCGTGATCTGTCGGCGGTCATGCGGCTGCACACCGCTCGGGCCAACCTGGCGCTCGCCGAAGACCGGATCGACGACGCCTTGCGGTTCGCCAGGGAAGCCGTGGTCTTCGCCGAGCGATCGCACGCGGCGACCGGAGAAGCCCGGGCGTTGACCGCTCTCGGGCATGCCCTGGCGCGGCGCGGTGACCTGGAGCCGGCGCGAATCGCCTGGGAGCGGGCCGCGAGCCTGTACCGTGGCCGGGAACGTCACCGCCGCGCCGAGCGGGTCGAACGGTACCTGGCCGAGCTCGGGGGCGCGCCCGACGTCCCGGATGCCCGGATGAGCGACGAGGACACGGTTTCCCTGCCCTCGCCGCCCCGGCCTCACTCTTCATAG
- a CDS encoding ArnT family glycosyltransferase, whose amino-acid sequence MTAKAERIALGTVLAVAAALWGWALSRPLQPYYAAAVHSMSHDVSAFFFAGFEPAGVVTVDKPPLAFWTQALGVAVFGFHPWAIALVQVVEGVAAVFVLHRVVRRWAGPRTALLAAALFALTPITAAINRDNVPDTLLVLVLLLAAYCVTRAVDNARWLVWAGVFVGLGFLTKMLAAWIVLPGLALAYFVAAPGSRGRRLAWIGLAGGVTLVVSLAWPVVVTLWPGAKPFVGSTTDGSVWQLAFGYNGVTRLVGGSTGIGGGYGATIGAALGGGAGPLRLFDAEVGGQIAWLLPLALVSLVVAACRARGAAAKTKAGWALWGGWLVVGAAVFSFTGGIFHAYYTAELAPAIAALSAAGLATAWRWHRSEGPARFVLPAAVAGTALLAYVLLDRTPDWLPWLRYPVLALALLAVVAALLRAPRVAVVIGLAAVVAGPAAFVVDTAVRPASVLETADPGAGPPSTDAVRTVVGLNTGQGAEAGYVRFIENAYRLSPGQREVLAYAQASSTEIVLAVEGGTYGADPFLLNTDARVAPLGGYLGFDPAPPAADLPQWVSAGKLRYVLLPQVFLEIGRGAAKQRTAAVGDAGELTGRIGWEAKHCRPVPPARIGPDAATAGVLFDCGVRP is encoded by the coding sequence ATGACGGCGAAGGCCGAGCGGATCGCGTTGGGGACGGTGCTGGCGGTCGCGGCGGCGTTGTGGGGATGGGCGCTGAGCAGGCCGCTGCAGCCGTACTACGCCGCCGCCGTGCACTCGATGTCCCACGACGTCTCGGCGTTCTTCTTCGCGGGCTTCGAGCCGGCGGGAGTCGTCACGGTCGACAAGCCACCGCTCGCGTTCTGGACCCAGGCGCTCGGCGTGGCCGTGTTCGGCTTCCACCCCTGGGCGATCGCGCTGGTCCAGGTCGTCGAAGGCGTGGCCGCCGTGTTCGTGCTGCACCGGGTGGTGCGCCGCTGGGCCGGCCCCCGGACCGCCCTGCTCGCCGCGGCGCTGTTCGCGCTGACGCCGATCACCGCGGCGATCAACCGCGACAACGTGCCGGACACCCTCCTGGTGCTCGTGCTGCTGCTCGCCGCCTACTGCGTCACCCGCGCCGTCGACAACGCGCGGTGGCTGGTGTGGGCCGGGGTGTTCGTCGGGCTGGGGTTCCTCACGAAGATGCTCGCCGCGTGGATCGTGCTGCCCGGCCTGGCGCTGGCGTACTTCGTCGCGGCGCCCGGCTCGCGCGGACGACGTCTCGCGTGGATCGGCTTGGCCGGCGGGGTGACGCTCGTCGTGTCACTGGCCTGGCCCGTCGTCGTCACCCTGTGGCCGGGCGCGAAGCCGTTCGTCGGCAGCACCACGGACGGCTCGGTCTGGCAGCTGGCGTTCGGCTACAACGGCGTGACGCGGCTGGTCGGCGGGTCGACCGGGATCGGCGGCGGCTACGGCGCCACGATCGGCGCGGCGCTCGGCGGCGGCGCGGGACCGCTGCGGTTGTTCGACGCCGAGGTCGGTGGGCAGATCGCCTGGCTGCTCCCGCTCGCGCTGGTGTCCCTGGTCGTCGCCGCTTGCCGCGCTCGTGGCGCCGCGGCGAAAACGAAGGCCGGCTGGGCGTTGTGGGGTGGCTGGCTGGTCGTCGGCGCCGCGGTCTTCTCGTTCACCGGCGGCATCTTCCACGCCTACTACACCGCCGAGCTCGCCCCGGCGATCGCGGCGCTCTCCGCGGCCGGCCTGGCCACGGCTTGGCGGTGGCACCGCTCGGAAGGACCGGCCCGGTTCGTGCTGCCGGCCGCGGTGGCGGGGACGGCGCTGCTCGCTTACGTCCTCCTCGACCGGACGCCGGACTGGCTGCCGTGGCTGCGGTACCCCGTGCTCGCGCTGGCGCTGCTCGCCGTCGTCGCGGCGCTCCTGCGGGCTCCGCGCGTCGCGGTCGTCATCGGGCTGGCCGCCGTCGTGGCCGGTCCCGCCGCCTTCGTCGTCGACACCGCCGTGCGTCCGGCCAGCGTGCTGGAGACCGCCGACCCGGGTGCCGGGCCGCCGTCGACGGACGCGGTGCGCACGGTCGTCGGCCTCAACACCGGACAGGGTGCCGAGGCGGGGTATGTCCGGTTCATCGAGAACGCGTACCGGCTCAGCCCGGGTCAGCGGGAGGTGCTCGCGTACGCGCAGGCGTCGTCCACGGAAATCGTCCTGGCCGTCGAGGGCGGCACCTACGGCGCGGACCCGTTCCTGCTGAACACCGACGCGCGCGTGGCGCCGCTGGGCGGTTACCTGGGCTTCGATCCGGCGCCGCCCGCCGCCGACCTGCCGCAGTGGGTGTCGGCCGGGAAGCTGCGGTACGTGCTGTTGCCGCAGGTGTTCCTCGAGATCGGCCGCGGCGCCGCCAAACAGCGGACCGCCGCCGTGGGGGACGCGGGCGAGCTGACCGGGCGCATCGGGTGGGAGGCGAAGCACTGCCGTCCGGTGCCGCCCGCGCGGATCGGCCCGGACGCCGCCACCGCCGGGGTGCTGTTCGACTGCGGAGTCAGGCCGTGA
- a CDS encoding SixA phosphatase family protein, which translates to MDATRRLIVLRHAKSAWPDDVPDRERPLGPRGLRDAPKLGRWLGDNGYVPDRVLCSTARRTRETWERVSEAFSETPPVEYDEDLYGAGPEEFLAAARRIPDDVVTLALVGHEPGVSELTLHLAGYGDDTRLVRTKFPTGAAAVLVTTDTWAELATARLEAFFRPRD; encoded by the coding sequence ATGGACGCGACCAGGCGGCTCATCGTCCTCCGGCACGCCAAATCGGCCTGGCCGGACGACGTCCCGGACCGCGAACGCCCCCTCGGGCCCCGGGGACTTCGGGACGCTCCCAAGCTCGGCCGCTGGCTCGGCGACAACGGCTACGTCCCCGATCGCGTCCTCTGTTCCACCGCCCGTCGCACCAGGGAAACCTGGGAGCGGGTGAGCGAGGCGTTCTCGGAAACGCCACCCGTCGAGTACGACGAAGATCTCTACGGTGCCGGCCCCGAAGAGTTCCTGGCCGCCGCTCGCCGGATTCCTGACGACGTCGTCACCCTCGCCCTCGTCGGACACGAGCCTGGGGTCAGCGAGCTGACCTTGCACCTCGCCGGCTACGGGGACGACACCCGGCTGGTCCGGACCAAGTTCCCCACCGGGGCCGCGGCCGTGCTCGTCACCACCGACACCTGGGCGGAGCTCGCCACCGCGCGACTCGAAGCCTTCTTCCGTCCTCGCGACTGA